A genomic segment from Drosophila willistoni isolate 14030-0811.24 chromosome 2L unlocalized genomic scaffold, UCI_dwil_1.1 Seg168, whole genome shotgun sequence encodes:
- the LOC6652479 gene encoding C3 and PZP-like alpha-2-macroglobulin domain-containing protein 8: MTIEVTTPDKLEYQFYPASGGVFVFKVRSPKDAHLALSSTNQESGPIYEIFIGGWENTKSVIRKDRQKPDVVEVPTPGILDAGEFRGFWVRWYDNVITVGREGEAAAFLSYDAGDLFPVNFVGICTGWGASGSWLLDEPAASAPVMGFSAPTGSGPGCWVAAANGEVPPNALQGGFDSNEQLYIARARHEGDLIPGKLHPTHGVTYVAWGGGEHGHSEYEVLCAAGGQWIPVEGGVIPPNAFPAGETAEGEPLFIGRATHDGTITVGKVQPSHNCCYIPYGGEELAYNEFEIYVSN; encoded by the exons AAGTCACCACTCCCGACAAATTGGAATACCAATTCTACCCAGCCAGCGGTGGAGTGTTTGTATTCAAGGTGCGTTCTCCTAAGGATGCCCATTTGGCCCTGAGCTCAACAAACCAGGAGAGCGGTCCCATCTATGAAATATTCATTGGTGGTTGGGAAAACACAAAATCGGTGATACGCAAGGATCGCCAGAAGCCAGATGTTGTAGAAGTGCCTACACCTGGAATTTTGGATGCTGGCGAGTTCCGTGGTTTCTGGGTTAGATGGTATGACAATGTTATCACTGTCGGACGTGAGGGCGAGGCTGCCGCTTTCCTCTCCTACGACGCTGGAGATCTGTTTCCCGTTAACTTTGTTGGCATCTGCACAGGCTGGGGAGCCAGTGGCAGCTGGTTGTTGGATG AGCCCGCTGCTTCAGCTCCGGTTATGGGATTCTCCGCCCCCACAGGAAGTGGCCCTGGATGCTGGGTGGCTGCTGCCAATGGCGAGGTTCCACCAAATGCCTTGCAGGGCGGTTTCGACAGCAACGAACAACTGTACATTGCTAGAGCACGTCACGAAGGCGACTTGATTCCCGGAAAACTGCATCCAACCCACGGTGTTACCTATGTGGCCTGGGGAGGCGGCGAACACGGCCACTCCGAATACGAAGTACTGTGCGCTGCTGGCGGCCAATGGATTCCCGTCGAAGGAGGCGTTATTCCACCAAATGCCTTTCCCGCCGGCGAGACAGCCGAAGGTGAGCCGCTCTTCATTGGCCGTGCCACCCACGACGGCACCATTACCGTGGGCAAGGTTCAGCCATCACACAACTGCTGCTATATCCCCTATGGCGGCGAGGAGTTGGCCTACAATGAGTTCGAGATCTATGTTTCCAACTAG